The Chloracidobacterium sp. genome includes a window with the following:
- a CDS encoding response regulator produces the protein MTRRILIADDHVPTRRDLQAFFQQQGFEVVAVGNGDLAARRAGEMHPDLVVLDVLMPGKTGYEACRHIKQVLKLELPVLMIHHDGEPFDRDEALRVGADEILVKPLDPFALLETVNALWRKYGRPPIGFESGDFVQEVREEDVEAVFGGEPPAESPHTDEASFPIAEAPLQAVEASPDVVASEAVDGDAPTPAHSLEEANALPSPPSALSPAVMETPQETAPPAPTTPTMELPDPYSVVARGDYAAYFSETPFDQMATSDAVSTAATAMPETTPTQATTPSETVTSQATPFTDPYPSTNFFAPIPTQMTTDVSFSLPERITAELPPPDPAAGLSIRFDTSNAAVHIGGLYEVTEVELPENNTQEIPLTPEATAAMDVSAASSETFDEADVSSDGVLEEVALLQETGTDILASAVIVAVTPPTESVPVVVAEMTCPHCGGRVLESDIICPHCGEML, from the coding sequence ATGACCCGCCGCATCCTGATTGCCGACGATCACGTACCCACCCGCCGTGACCTGCAAGCCTTTTTTCAGCAACAGGGGTTTGAAGTGGTTGCGGTCGGCAACGGCGATTTGGCGGCCCGCCGCGCCGGTGAAATGCATCCTGACTTGGTGGTCCTCGACGTGTTGATGCCCGGAAAGACGGGCTATGAGGCCTGTCGTCACATCAAGCAGGTCCTCAAACTAGAGCTTCCGGTGCTGATGATTCACCACGACGGCGAACCGTTTGACCGAGACGAGGCGCTGCGTGTCGGCGCGGATGAAATCTTGGTCAAACCGCTTGATCCGTTCGCCCTTCTTGAAACCGTCAATGCACTCTGGCGCAAGTATGGACGTCCGCCAATCGGTTTTGAGTCGGGCGATTTCGTCCAAGAGGTTCGGGAGGAAGACGTTGAGGCGGTCTTTGGCGGCGAGCCACCTGCTGAGTCACCGCACACGGATGAAGCGTCGTTCCCTATCGCCGAAGCCCCTCTGCAAGCTGTTGAAGCGTCGCCGGACGTAGTCGCGTCAGAAGCGGTTGACGGCGATGCGCCAACACCGGCGCATTCTTTAGAGGAAGCCAACGCCTTACCTTCCCCCCCGTCGGCATTGTCACCAGCGGTGATGGAGACGCCCCAGGAAACAGCGCCGCCTGCGCCAACCACACCGACGATGGAGTTGCCCGATCCATACTCGGTTGTCGCCAGGGGCGATTATGCGGCGTACTTCAGTGAAACGCCTTTCGACCAGATGGCGACAAGCGACGCCGTTTCCACGGCAGCGACGGCGATGCCGGAAACCACTCCGACACAGGCAACCACTCCTTCGGAGACCGTCACGAGCCAGGCGACTCCCTTTACCGATCCCTACCCTTCAACCAACTTCTTTGCGCCGATTCCGACGCAAATGACAACGGATGTCAGCTTTAGTCTGCCGGAGCGCATTACGGCTGAACTTCCACCTCCAGACCCGGCGGCTGGGCTTAGCATCCGATTCGACACTAGCAATGCGGCGGTGCACATCGGCGGGCTGTACGAAGTGACCGAAGTCGAACTGCCAGAAAACAACACACAGGAGATTCCACTCACGCCGGAAGCGACGGCGGCGATGGACGTTTCAGCAGCCTCTTCGGAAACGTTCGATGAGGCGGATGTCTCAAGCGATGGGGTTTTAGAGGAAGTGGCGTTGCTTCAGGAAACCGGCACCGACATTCTGGCCAGCGCAGTCATTGTCGCCGTTACGCCGCCGACTGAAAGCGTCCCAGTGGTCGTGGCGGAAATGACTTGCCCACACTGCGGCGGGCGGGTCCTCGAAAGCGACATCATCTGCCCGCACTGCGGTGAAATGCTCTAA
- a CDS encoding response regulator, with protein sequence MELFKNVRRQVANQLDQMKLAREIEQLSNAVRDNPANVDALKRLAEAYQESGNLEAAISHFMRLADVYRSSKQYELALVFYRKVERMVEPAQRATILKNIVNIYFETRQFDRAYEYCRQVISLYLSEQQPEAAMGFLKMLPGFGEKDADYRKELREMIQERSEKWMQGAKATWVTEENSSRAQKDKDQEDFSDRLVLLVDDEPHVLMILEKIIKPLGCQIMTANNGLEALNILKQHTPALIISDLMMPKMDGSQLFAALQDDPNLAKIPFVCLSSRAQEDEKVSALELGVEDYWAKPFSVREIPLKVKRILKRQPATTRVGGQLSHTSLTDILNQMERERKEGVVKIVTPSQETGTIYFKDGAAVDAESGSFTGIAAIIHMVQWSEGSYVFTQQPVTRPNVINMRASELILEALHRYDEEQGLIAALPPPSTPATLPPGFDASWLAGFPPEKVRRVMALIDGKRTVGQCIQQAHHDIDLLRIFAVLWSPGSREQTPPPASNAPLVPPPSASPIPPASLPTSPSLPSYPATGPLHYPAGQAYPTSQPYPGGAYPPAGGSAPLVPQAPYLPPTAPPYSAQTFPPAYPPAGYGQAGYGQGSYPPPPQPTYAPPGYQPPYTAPSAYGATPPPGQPTLPPLIPPAYDPGVPAAPSGYTAPPSSPSDPPPPAFQGEYRVTFTDPAKEEALARQLYDAVVAAKRQCGESIQDFTFARFHRILCDQSAKIKSQLNCTHISFSVSVDNGRVKFIAKGL encoded by the coding sequence ATGGAACTTTTCAAGAACGTCCGCCGACAAGTCGCCAATCAGCTTGACCAAATGAAGCTGGCGCGTGAGATCGAGCAGCTTTCAAACGCCGTCCGCGACAACCCTGCCAATGTGGACGCACTCAAGCGGTTAGCCGAGGCGTATCAGGAAAGCGGCAACCTCGAAGCCGCCATTAGCCACTTTATGCGGCTGGCGGACGTTTATCGCAGCAGCAAGCAGTATGAGCTGGCGCTGGTGTTCTACCGCAAGGTGGAGCGCATGGTGGAACCGGCCCAGCGCGCCACCATTCTCAAAAACATCGTCAACATCTACTTTGAGACGCGACAGTTCGACCGGGCGTACGAATACTGCCGGCAGGTGATCAGCCTGTACTTGAGCGAGCAACAACCTGAAGCGGCGATGGGCTTCCTCAAAATGCTGCCCGGCTTTGGGGAAAAAGACGCCGATTACCGCAAAGAGCTGCGCGAAATGATTCAGGAGCGCAGCGAAAAGTGGATGCAGGGGGCGAAAGCCACTTGGGTCACGGAGGAGAATAGTAGCCGCGCTCAGAAAGACAAAGATCAGGAGGATTTCTCCGACCGGCTGGTTTTGCTGGTAGACGACGAGCCCCATGTTTTGATGATTCTGGAGAAAATCATCAAGCCGCTTGGTTGTCAGATTATGACGGCCAACAACGGGTTGGAGGCGCTGAACATCCTCAAACAGCACACCCCAGCGCTGATTATTTCCGACTTGATGATGCCCAAGATGGACGGCAGCCAGCTTTTCGCTGCCCTTCAGGACGACCCAAACCTCGCCAAAATTCCGTTTGTCTGCCTTTCCTCCCGCGCACAGGAAGACGAGAAGGTTTCCGCCCTCGAACTCGGCGTTGAGGATTACTGGGCCAAGCCTTTTAGCGTTCGGGAAATCCCGCTCAAGGTCAAGCGTATCCTCAAGCGGCAACCAGCGACGACGCGGGTCGGAGGACAACTCTCCCACACGAGCCTCACCGACATCCTCAATCAGATGGAACGCGAACGTAAAGAAGGCGTCGTCAAGATCGTCACGCCAAGTCAGGAGACCGGAACGATTTACTTCAAAGACGGCGCCGCCGTGGATGCGGAAAGCGGTTCTTTTACTGGCATCGCCGCCATCATCCACATGGTGCAGTGGTCGGAGGGAAGTTACGTCTTCACTCAGCAACCGGTGACGCGCCCGAACGTCATTAACATGCGGGCATCAGAGCTCATCTTGGAGGCGCTCCATCGCTACGATGAAGAGCAAGGTTTGATCGCCGCGCTGCCGCCACCCAGTACGCCAGCGACGCTGCCGCCGGGTTTCGATGCTTCGTGGCTTGCTGGTTTCCCCCCGGAGAAAGTTCGCCGTGTCATGGCGCTCATAGACGGCAAACGTACGGTTGGGCAATGCATCCAGCAAGCGCACCACGACATTGACCTGCTGCGGATATTTGCGGTGCTTTGGTCTCCCGGCAGCCGCGAACAAACTCCACCGCCAGCTTCGAATGCACCGCTTGTCCCCCCGCCCAGCGCCTCGCCGATTCCTCCGGCTTCCCTGCCCACCTCACCGTCCCTGCCGTCTTATCCGGCGACTGGGCCATTGCATTACCCGGCCGGTCAAGCCTACCCGACCAGCCAGCCCTATCCCGGCGGCGCGTATCCTCCGGCGGGCGGCAGTGCGCCCTTAGTGCCGCAAGCGCCTTACCTGCCACCCACGGCACCGCCTTACTCGGCGCAGACATTCCCGCCAGCATATCCGCCGGCTGGCTACGGGCAGGCCGGCTACGGACAAGGCAGCTATCCGCCGCCACCTCAACCGACCTATGCGCCGCCCGGCTACCAGCCGCCGTACACCGCCCCTTCAGCCTATGGAGCGACTCCGCCTCCGGGGCAACCGACCCTGCCACCGTTAATTCCGCCGGCTTATGATCCCGGCGTGCCAGCGGCCCCGTCGGGTTACACTGCTCCGCCGTCGTCACCGTCAGACCCACCGCCGCCTGCGTTTCAAGGTGAGTATCGGGTTACATTCACCGACCCGGCCAAGGAAGAAGCCCTTGCCAGACAACTTTATGATGCCGTCGTTGCAGCCAAGCGACAGTGCGGCGAGTCAATTCAGGATTTCACCTTTGCGCGTTTTCATCGCATCCTGTGCGACCAGTCGGCCAAAATCAAAAGCCAGCTCAACTGCACCCACATCTCATTTTCAGTTTCGGTTGACAACGGGCGTGTCAAGTTCATCGCCAAAGGGCTTTGA
- a CDS encoding energy transducer TonB, producing the protein MPDQRPSHDLPPTSDPSVSVPSLRTYILHGFIYATPHTLDFEGQPSFWVRHGFKLGLALALALHLPFWGYQIYRTFIVPFDVDVVESEYDVDWVTLTDPRYKPLPNPEGLVAPDAPIKDAVADAARRRAEEEARRRKREEEARRRAEAERRRREQAREAEEQVQRHRRDDSTRDEPNAAVNRPLGFGKVDVGPIKAVVTKLYALSESGELNLEQETFVITLAFRVEPSGRLSNIRIMRSSGIDAVDEAALTIARAVSASQALGPLHILTSTTLTLDVGPQFMTLRIGGFAASPLEATALQKLINSGLALVPRKPETTAFLNNTSIKADGKRLTATVQMTRSQLNALLKQNFKRG; encoded by the coding sequence ATGCCCGACCAACGCCCATCTCATGACCTACCTCCGACCTCCGACCCGTCCGTCTCCGTGCCTTCCCTGCGGACATACATCCTGCACGGCTTCATTTACGCCACGCCGCACACGCTCGACTTTGAGGGGCAACCTTCGTTTTGGGTGCGGCACGGTTTCAAGTTGGGGCTGGCGTTGGCGCTGGCGCTGCACTTGCCGTTCTGGGGGTATCAAATCTACCGGACGTTCATCGTGCCGTTTGACGTGGATGTCGTCGAAAGCGAGTATGACGTGGACTGGGTGACGCTTACCGATCCACGCTACAAACCGCTGCCGAATCCCGAAGGACTAGTTGCTCCGGATGCACCGATCAAGGACGCGGTGGCGGATGCCGCCCGTCGCCGCGCCGAAGAAGAAGCTCGCCGCCGCAAACGTGAAGAAGAGGCGCGTCGTCGCGCTGAAGCTGAACGTCGGCGGCGCGAACAGGCGCGTGAGGCGGAGGAGCAGGTGCAGCGGCATCGGCGAGATGACTCAACCCGAGATGAACCGAACGCCGCCGTCAATCGTCCGCTGGGTTTCGGCAAGGTGGATGTCGGCCCAATCAAAGCCGTTGTCACCAAGCTGTATGCGCTCAGTGAGTCGGGCGAACTTAACCTTGAGCAAGAGACCTTTGTCATCACGCTGGCTTTCCGCGTCGAGCCGAGCGGGCGCCTGTCCAACATTCGGATTATGCGGTCGTCGGGTATTGACGCCGTAGACGAGGCGGCGCTCACCATTGCGCGCGCTGTCAGCGCCTCGCAGGCGCTGGGGCCGCTACATATTCTGACTTCGACAACGCTGACGCTGGACGTCGGGCCGCAGTTTATGACGCTGCGCATCGGTGGGTTTGCCGCCTCGCCACTCGAAGCCACCGCCCTGCAAAAGCTCATCAACAGCGGACTAGCGCTAGTACCGCGCAAGCCCGAAACGACGGCTTTCCTCAACAATACCAGCATTAAGGCTGACGGCAAGCGTCTGACGGCGACCGTTCAGATGACGCGCAGCCAACTCAACGCTCTTTTGAAGCAAAACTTCAAACGGGGGTAA
- a CDS encoding AarF/UbiB family protein, translated as MTLQGPTINVPRPERAASASVHRTMAGRYQVARRAAQVVGAATPLILGYWRDGRRFFFFGGARRVTEATHAERARRIRAEIERLGVSFIKVGQVVSTRGDLLPKPYLEQLRQLQDNLTPLTFGEVRAALEATYGCPLEDVFEDFEPTPIATASIGQVHRARYAGQPVVVKLIRPGIQHQLATDFRIVTALLRFLDEQLVRFRQENSDVHVLTRLFSQIVTEVNAGLREEMDFVFERANAERLGALLADNPLVVVPQVIGELCRPEVLVLEYRPGIKISDGEALRAAGFEPLQIVERLVEVYLEMILVHGVYHADPHPGNIAVDERGRIILYDFGIVRTLSARIRDSLLKMTLDGLRGDVPAIVDELYRMGVVDPAADRTIALRVGEKFRELYLRDMPTAERIEAIGRYMRDAFGYVPLRMPKEMVYVFRVVSMLEGLGTCFKPGWNIMADASPAVQRGVRKMMMANNTINWPELIAQWVGRWLRTLFVRPA; from the coding sequence GTGACGCTCCAAGGTCCTACCATCAACGTCCCCCGCCCGGAACGCGCCGCCTCCGCGTCGGTTCACCGTACGATGGCCGGACGCTACCAAGTCGCGCGCCGTGCGGCGCAGGTTGTCGGAGCGGCGACACCGTTGATTTTGGGTTACTGGCGGGACGGTCGGCGGTTTTTCTTTTTCGGCGGCGCGCGGCGCGTGACCGAAGCGACGCACGCCGAGCGGGCGCGGCGTATCCGCGCCGAAATTGAGCGGCTTGGCGTCAGCTTCATCAAAGTCGGTCAAGTCGTCAGTACACGCGGCGACCTGCTGCCGAAGCCCTATCTCGAGCAACTCCGTCAACTACAGGACAATCTGACGCCGTTGACGTTCGGCGAGGTGCGGGCGGCGTTAGAGGCGACCTATGGCTGTCCGCTGGAGGACGTATTTGAAGATTTCGAGCCGACGCCCATCGCCACCGCCAGCATTGGGCAGGTACACCGCGCACGGTACGCTGGTCAGCCGGTGGTCGTTAAGCTCATCCGACCCGGTATTCAACATCAACTCGCCACAGACTTCCGCATTGTGACGGCGCTGTTGCGATTCCTTGACGAACAGTTGGTGCGCTTTCGACAGGAAAACTCGGATGTCCACGTTCTGACGCGCCTGTTTTCGCAAATCGTGACGGAAGTCAACGCCGGACTGCGCGAGGAGATGGATTTTGTCTTTGAACGCGCCAATGCGGAGCGTTTGGGGGCGTTGTTGGCGGACAACCCACTGGTTGTCGTCCCGCAGGTCATCGGCGAGTTGTGTCGTCCTGAGGTCCTAGTCTTGGAATACCGCCCCGGCATCAAGATCAGCGATGGCGAAGCGCTGCGCGCCGCTGGCTTTGAGCCGCTGCAGATCGTTGAGCGCTTGGTGGAAGTCTATCTGGAGATGATTTTGGTTCACGGCGTCTATCACGCCGATCCGCATCCGGGCAACATCGCCGTGGACGAACGCGGACGCATCATTTTGTATGACTTCGGCATTGTGCGGACACTGTCGGCACGCATCCGGGACAGCCTGCTCAAGATGACGCTAGACGGCCTGCGCGGCGACGTACCGGCAATTGTAGATGAACTCTACCGGATGGGCGTGGTGGACCCGGCGGCTGACCGGACGATTGCACTGCGAGTCGGCGAGAAGTTTCGGGAACTCTATCTGCGCGATATGCCAACGGCGGAGCGGATTGAGGCCATCGGACGCTACATGCGGGATGCGTTCGGGTACGTCCCGCTGCGGATGCCGAAGGAAATGGTTTACGTTTTTCGCGTTGTTTCCATGCTGGAGGGACTGGGCACTTGCTTCAAGCCCGGTTGGAACATCATGGCGGACGCTTCACCGGCGGTGCAGCGGGGCGTCCGTAAGATGATGATGGCAAACAACACCATCAACTGGCCGGAACTCATCGCCCAGTGGGTTGGGCGGTGGCTTCGGACGCTTTTCGTACGCCCGGCTTGA
- the ispG gene encoding flavodoxin-dependent (E)-4-hydroxy-3-methylbut-2-enyl-diphosphate synthase, giving the protein MALSPRRRSVPVNVGGVIIGGGAPVVVQSMTNTDTADVAATIEQVAALHAAGSEIVRITVNDRAAAAAVPDIVRGLQARGVNVPLVGDFHYNGHTLLRDFPETARLLAKYRINPGNVGFGKKHDENFKAIVQLAIQYEKPVRIGVNWGSLDQAMLARMMDENARRDPPLSAREVMLEAMCASALESAQMAEDIGLPHDRIIISTKVSEVQDLVAVYRAIAARCDYPLHVGLTEAGMGVKGIVASAIGIGLLLQEGIGDTIRVSLTPTPGGDRTEEVRVAQTILQVMGIRSFTPLVTACPGCGRTTSTLFQEMAQDIQTYLREQMPVWKTRYPGVEALKVAVMGCIVNGPGESKHADLGISLPGTGEDPKAPVFVDGVKVATLEGDQIVPAFIEILNNYVARRFGSS; this is encoded by the coding sequence ATGGCTCTATCTCCTCGTCGTCGTTCCGTCCCGGTCAATGTCGGCGGCGTCATCATCGGCGGTGGCGCGCCAGTGGTTGTACAGTCGATGACCAACACCGATACGGCCGATGTCGCCGCTACGATTGAGCAAGTCGCCGCCCTGCATGCCGCCGGCTCGGAAATTGTCCGTATCACCGTCAATGACCGTGCGGCGGCGGCGGCCGTCCCGGACATCGTCCGCGGTTTGCAGGCGCGCGGCGTCAATGTTCCGCTGGTAGGCGACTTTCACTACAACGGACACACCTTGCTGCGTGACTTTCCCGAAACGGCGCGGTTGCTGGCGAAATATCGCATCAACCCCGGCAATGTCGGCTTTGGCAAAAAGCACGACGAAAACTTCAAGGCCATCGTGCAGTTGGCGATACAGTACGAAAAGCCCGTCCGGATCGGCGTCAACTGGGGATCGCTCGATCAGGCGATGCTGGCCCGGATGATGGACGAAAATGCGCGGCGCGACCCACCGCTGTCGGCGCGCGAGGTGATGTTGGAGGCGATGTGCGCCAGCGCCTTGGAGTCGGCGCAGATGGCGGAAGACATTGGGTTGCCCCATGACCGCATCATCATCAGCACCAAAGTCTCGGAAGTGCAGGACTTGGTTGCGGTCTATCGGGCGATTGCGGCGCGCTGTGACTATCCGCTCCATGTGGGCTTGACCGAGGCGGGAATGGGCGTGAAGGGAATTGTCGCCAGCGCCATCGGCATTGGGCTGCTCCTACAGGAAGGCATCGGCGACACCATTCGGGTTTCCTTGACGCCAACCCCCGGTGGGGACCGTACCGAAGAGGTCCGGGTGGCGCAGACCATCCTGCAAGTGATGGGGATTCGCAGCTTTACGCCGTTGGTGACGGCCTGTCCGGGCTGTGGGCGCACGACAAGTACGTTGTTTCAAGAAATGGCGCAGGACATCCAAACGTACCTCCGTGAGCAGATGCCGGTCTGGAAGACACGCTATCCGGGCGTCGAGGCGCTCAAGGTGGCGGTTATGGGCTGCATCGTCAACGGCCCCGGCGAATCCAAGCATGCCGATCTCGGCATTTCACTCCCCGGTACGGGGGAAGATCCGAAGGCCCCGGTTTTTGTGGACGGCGTCAAGGTCGCCACGTTGGAGGGTGACCAAATCGTACCGGCGTTCATTGAGATTCTAAACAACTACGTGGCACGGCGGTTTGGCTCGTCTTAG
- the puhE gene encoding putative photosynthetic complex assembly protein PuhE, whose product MSDWNLQSPWLLWLGLPLFAVAVWWAATVGIIFACGRRSWRRPVFVLSSLAALAATALMPSVSYITTPLGAAAGFLLGIVAWGWFETSYYTGYVVGLDTPPCAPNCGGWRHFVHGVKANLFHELSIFAGFALVWAVTPGPNQVALWTFTIHWWMHQSAKLNVFFGVRNLNEEYLPEHLRRMTQFFSKRPINWFFPFSVTISTAVAHWLFYRAVQATDAFTVAANGLACTLMALAILEHWWLILPQPVGVWAWGLLSRRTPEVKPTVDVIGGFLGAGKTTLLRNLIPQLDAKTIVLVNEFADVGLDGARLREAKSDADATPVVEMAGGCLCCTLSRNVAATLAQLIRDYAPERILIEPSGAAALGDLLGTLHQPGCRELLGPIRVVAVVDGKQWLTADRAVQSAIEAYVEAAATVIVNKCDSLSQAELERITDRIARCNPTARMLYTSFGRISLRDLSDTQEDACLGDTFAPRIAFEQRAETFAETFDAAALQQVFEDIAAGRFGEVARAKGVFRTAGGWLRLEYAGRSFNLNPCAAAPESSLVVIGRELSPNLMANLMAAVRTAVIASPAGGLASAVASAEAHRYLPTTVG is encoded by the coding sequence ATGTCCGATTGGAATCTACAAAGCCCGTGGTTGCTCTGGCTTGGGCTGCCGTTGTTCGCCGTCGCCGTCTGGTGGGCGGCGACCGTGGGGATTATCTTCGCCTGTGGTCGCCGGAGTTGGCGGCGGCCAGTGTTCGTGCTGTCTTCCTTGGCGGCGCTGGCGGCGACGGCGTTGATGCCCAGCGTTAGCTACATCACGACGCCGCTGGGCGCGGCGGCGGGATTTTTGCTGGGGATTGTCGCCTGGGGCTGGTTTGAGACAAGCTACTACACGGGCTATGTCGTCGGCTTAGACACGCCGCCCTGCGCTCCCAACTGCGGCGGATGGCGGCACTTCGTCCACGGCGTCAAGGCCAACCTCTTTCACGAACTCTCCATCTTCGCCGGCTTTGCACTGGTCTGGGCGGTGACGCCAGGACCAAATCAGGTCGCGCTGTGGACGTTTACCATCCATTGGTGGATGCACCAATCCGCCAAGCTCAACGTGTTTTTTGGCGTCCGCAACCTCAACGAGGAGTACTTGCCGGAGCATCTGCGTCGCATGACGCAGTTTTTCTCCAAACGCCCCATCAACTGGTTCTTTCCCTTCTCCGTCACCATTTCCACGGCCGTCGCACACTGGCTCTTTTACCGCGCCGTCCAAGCAACCGACGCCTTCACCGTCGCCGCCAACGGCTTGGCGTGTACGCTGATGGCGCTGGCGATTCTCGAACACTGGTGGTTGATTCTGCCGCAGCCGGTCGGCGTCTGGGCATGGGGCCTGCTTTCGCGGCGTACGCCAGAAGTCAAGCCGACGGTGGATGTCATCGGCGGCTTTCTCGGCGCCGGCAAAACCACGCTGCTGCGGAATCTCATCCCACAGCTTGACGCTAAAACCATCGTCCTCGTCAACGAATTCGCTGATGTCGGCTTGGACGGCGCACGGTTACGCGAAGCCAAAAGCGACGCTGACGCGACGCCGGTGGTTGAAATGGCCGGCGGGTGTCTATGCTGCACGCTCTCGCGCAACGTCGCAGCGACGCTGGCCCAACTCATCCGTGACTACGCCCCGGAGCGGATTTTGATTGAGCCGTCCGGCGCAGCGGCCCTCGGCGACTTGCTGGGCACGCTGCATCAGCCCGGTTGTCGTGAACTGCTCGGCCCTATCCGCGTCGTCGCGGTGGTGGACGGCAAGCAATGGCTGACGGCCGACCGCGCCGTACAAAGCGCCATTGAAGCCTACGTTGAGGCCGCCGCGACGGTCATCGTCAACAAGTGCGACAGCCTATCGCAGGCTGAACTGGAACGCATTACCGACCGGATCGCCCGCTGCAATCCGACGGCGCGCATGCTTTACACAAGCTTTGGGCGGATTAGCCTGCGCGACCTGAGCGACACGCAGGAAGACGCCTGTCTGGGAGACACATTCGCCCCACGCATTGCGTTTGAGCAGCGCGCGGAAACCTTCGCCGAGACCTTTGACGCCGCCGCTCTCCAACAAGTGTTTGAGGACATCGCCGCCGGACGCTTCGGCGAGGTCGCCCGCGCCAAAGGTGTCTTTAGGACGGCCGGCGGCTGGTTACGCTTGGAATATGCCGGGCGGTCGTTCAACCTCAATCCTTGCGCGGCCGCGCCGGAAAGCTCGCTGGTCGTCATTGGTCGGGAACTAAGTCCAAATCTGATGGCAAATCTGATGGCGGCTGTTCGTACGGCGGTTATTGCGTCACCGGCGGGAGGCTTGGCGTCCGCCGTCGCGTCAGCCGAGGCGCATCGTTACTTGCCGACGACGGTCGGCTAG